The Cucurbita pepo subsp. pepo cultivar mu-cu-16 chromosome LG05, ASM280686v2, whole genome shotgun sequence nucleotide sequence ACctattttttgaactttcctcAAAGATGATACCTTAGTCTTTTTCTCTATAATATAATGACATGATTACGATAAATACTTTATTCTTAAAgattattttgaagtttttctttctaaaaaaaaaagataataattatattaaaaaaaaaaaacacgaagAATAAATAGTTgtgaaataaatttgtttattttgaaactGAAGGGCATGTGGGTAATTTTACGCATTTGTGTTGTTGTCATTGACATGGATATGCGAGCGGAAGCGATGCTACACCAAGAGGGGAGGAGGAAGGCGAGGAAATCTCCAAAATCATCCAATGATAAGAAAACACGTGGCCTTGAATGTCGCAATCACCAATTTTCTGTGCTTTAGCCTCTCTCTCCtcttacttttatttaaatattaattctaATTACTATAAATCTACCACTctccaaacaaaataataataacaaataacaaattaagtattaaaaatttaaaatttgtcatGACTAGAAGGGTTCTTAGTTAACTAGTaggttaaatattatttcaatttcatggTTTAGTTATTGTAATTTCAAATGTccatatttaagaaattaatttttatcgaGATTGGTTTCATACCATAAcaatttaaatgtaaaaacagacaaaaacatatttttaaaatttataaagaaaatactAATAGAAGCTGAGTTGACCATAccgatcaattttaattttaagattttaagatttattaaaagtacacagaccaaaataaaataacatataaataCAGAATCAACCGAAATAATAAATCTATTTAAAAGCAATATGattcaattactttttaacatattaaatgcattgatatatatatatatatatatattttacattaaattGAAATGTACATCTTACATAATTTACAATAtgcaaaattaattatttaaatgttttgaaCCATAtcctttaaaattaagaaatggtAAGAAAAACCTTAATCTTGACTAATTATACAATTTTGGATGGTCACATgacttaaatttattatttaaaaaaaatagtaaatttaaatccataaaaaatttatgtaatgGCCGGtttcatttgaacttttaGTGAAGAGAATAATGAAGAGATTGAGAGGAGGATATTACCTGTGGAGGAGAGGATGAGCTCCAATCTCcttcattaaaatttccatCCCATTCGGTGAAGGAGAAAGCAAAGCCCAATTGAGGGATTCCGCTCTCAATTGCTCTGTTTTCACTGTAAGCTGCCTTGCTATCGCCATTGCCATGGATGCCCAACAAGCTGCAAACATGTCCCCCACAGCCTCAACCATTTTCATGCTTCCATGGGTTGGCTTTGGCCATCTCTCCGCTTACTTGGAGCTCGCCAAAGCCCTCTCCACCAGGAACTTTCACATCTACTTCTGCTCTACTCCTGTTAGCCTCGCCTCCATTAAACCAAGGCTAAttccttcttgttcttcgATTCAATTTGTGGAGCTTCATCTCCCTTCTTCTGATGAATTTCCCCCTCATCTTCACACAACCAACGGCCTCCCTTCCCGCCTTGTGCCCACCATCCACCAAGCCTTCTCAGCGGCTGCTCATACCTTTGAGGCATTTTTACAAACACTTCGTCCGCATCTCCTCATTTATGACTCTCTCCAGCCTTGGGCTCCTCGAATTGCTTCCTCCCTCAATATTCCCGCCATCAATTTCTTTACCGCCGGTGCTTTCGCTGTTTCTCATGTCCTTCGCGCTTTTCATTACCCTGATTCTCAATTCCCATCCTCggattttgttcttcataGTCGCTGGAAAATCAAGAACACCACCGCCGAATCACCCACTCAGGTAAAAATCCCCAAAATTGGAGAAGCCATTGGGTATTGCTTGAATGCTTCTCGCGGCGTAATTCTAACCAATAGCTTCAGAGAATTGGAGGGGAAATATATTGATTACCTCTCCGTGATCTTGAAGAAGAGAGTACTCCCGATTGGTCCTTTAGTGTATCAACCGAATCAGGATGAGGAAGACGAAGATTATTCAAGGATCAAAAACTGGCTCGATCGAAAGGAAGCATCGTCGACGGTTTTGGTATCATTTGGAAGCGAATTCTTCCTATCAAAGGAGGAAACGGAAGCGATAGCACATGGATTAGAACAGAGTGAGGCTAATTTCATTTGGGGCATAAGATTTCCCAAAGGAGCGAAGAAGAACGCCATTGAAGAAGCGTTGCCGGAGGGGTTTTTGGAGAGAGCGGGAGGAAGAGCGATGGTGGTGGAAGAATGGGTTCCTCAAGGGAAGATACTGAAACATGGAAGCATTGGGGGATTTGTGAGTCACTGTGGATGGAATTCGGCGATGGAGAGCATAATGTGTGGCGTGCCTGTAATCNATACAATTATATACacatgaatttaatttataataataatgattttttttttttatctatacTCCAATtacacttaatttttttaaaaaaatataattgaaattgagttataagttttcattaaatatttacaaataaacaaatagatATCCTTTATGCAAGAATTTGAATTAAGGTTGTTGTctataaaaatgtaaaaataaatataattaattaatatgtaaTATCTGACCCATAGACAAATGTTGGAAGGGTATTATCGTCTTTTGAAGGAGGGCAGTGCCATCTGCTCGAGTTGGAGTGGAAAGGGCTAGTTCTATATGAAGGGGGCTAAGAGGGGTCTCTTTCCCAAATCCAAACGGAAGGATACAGTGAGTGACCAACGCAACGGATTCGCTAAATTGTTGAGAAAATCTCTCCAAGAACTCCGTCTTTCAGTAGATCGTTCACTACTCGCCGCTGCTTGCTACCGATCGCCTCCGCTCTCCGTCTTCCACTTTGCAATCCAATCTCGCAACCATGGGTTCCggtctttcttcttccctctctcgttatttcattgttctttcttttgtttctttcttggatTCTGCCTTTGCTTAGGTTTTNGATTTGTGAGTCACTGTGGATGGAATTCGGCGATGGAGAGCATAATGTGTGGCGTGCCTGTAATCGGGATTCCGATGCAGGTGGATCAGCCATTCAATGCCGGAATTCTGGAAGAAGCCGGCGTCGGCGTGGAGGCCAAGCGAGATTCAGACGGCAAGATTCAAAGAGACGAAGTCGCGAAGTTGATCAAAGAAGTGGTGGTTGAGAGAACCAGAGAGGACATTCGGaataaattagaagaaattaatgaaattttgagaaCAAGAAGGGAAGAGAAGCTTGATGAGTTGGCAACTGAAATCTCTCTCTTGTGTAGGAATTGACAAATATGTCCCTTccaattataatatatatattataaatactaaattaataaaaaaaattcccaaaaactttctattttctctctcaaaaaaaaaaaaaaaaaaaaaaaaaaaaaaaaaaaaaaaaaaaaaaaaaaaaaaaaaaaaaaaaaaaaacctaaactaaaatttcgaataaattaaaattttatgaattagattggttaaaaattatatttggaatttattgttaattttaaaatatattacttataatacaattatatacacatgaatttaatttataataataatgattttttttttttatctatacTCCAATtacacttaatttttttaaaaaaatataattgaaattgagttataagttttcattaaatatttacaaataaacaaatagatATCCTTTATGCAAGAATTTGAATTAAGGTTGTTGTctataaaaatgtaaaaataaatataattaattaatatgtaaTATCTGACCCATAGACAAATGTTGGAAGGGTATTATCGTCTTTTGAAGGAGGGCAGTGCCATCTGCTCGAGTTGGAGTGGAAAGGGCTAGTTCTATATGAAGGGGGCTAAGAGGGGTCTCTTTCCCAAATCCAAACGGAAGGATACAGTGAGTGACCAACGCAACGGATTCGCTAAATTGTTGAGAAAATCTCTCCAAGAACTCCGTCTTTCAGTAGATCGTTCACTACTCGCCGCTGCTTGCTACCGATCGCCTCCGCTCTCCGTCTTCCACTTTGCAATCCAATCTCGCAACCATGGGTTCCggtctttcttcttccctctctcgttatttcattgttctttcttttgtttctttcttggatTCTGCCTTTGCTTAGGTTTTTTTTAGTAAGTTGTTCGACTTCCTGCTGATCGACGCGTTTGCAATGCCTGCCATTTCATTtccctttttcctctttcttaaTTTGATTCGTTTCTGCGAGTGTAATTAACTTGTTTCAAAGAATTATGCATCATTCATGGTTTGAATTGTTGTCTTACACATGGAAACCTGGCTTCTTTCATCTTGCGCTTGTTCTTTTTTGATGcccatataattaatttatcttaattcgactttgttgttgtttcttcttcattttcttctctcttgaACACCGCTTGGAAAAGAGTTAAGTTTGCTTGTGTAGTAATTAATGTCTTAAACTGTATGGGCAGATGCGGATATGGAAGATTATGGTTTTGAATACTCGGACGATGAGCCTGAAGAGCAGGACGTTGATATTGAAAATCAATACTACAATTCTAAAGGTACCTGAAATGCTGTCTTCAAGATTTGCAATTACATTCTTTTTTTGTCATATG carries:
- the LOC111795147 gene encoding beta-D-glucosyl crocetin beta-1,6-glucosyltransferase-like, producing the protein MDAQQAANMSPTASTIFMLPWVGFGHLSAYLELAKALSTRNFHIYFCSTPVSLASIKPRLIPSCSSIQFVELHLPSSDEFPPHLHTTNGLPSRLVPTIHQAFSAAAHTFEAFLQTLRPHLLIYDSLQPWAPRIASSLNIPAINFFTAGAFAVSHVLRAFHYPDSQFPSSDFVLHSRWKIKNTTAESPTQVKIPKIGEAIGYCLNASRGVILTNSFRELEGKYIDYLSVILKKRVLPIGPLVYQPNQDEEDEDYSRIKNWLDRKEASSTVLVSFGSEFFLSKEETEAIAHGLEQSEANFIWGIRFPKGAKKNAIEEALPEGFLERAGGRAMVVEEWVPQGKILKHGSIGGFVSHCGWNSAMESIMCGVPVIGIPMQVDQPFNAGILEEAGVGVEAKRDSDGKIQRDEVAKLIKEVVVERTREDIRNKLEEINEILRTRREEKLDELATEISLLCRN